From Methanonatronarchaeum thermophilum, a single genomic window includes:
- a CDS encoding type I restriction endonuclease subunit R produces the protein MSSGNEYNYVEGPALDVFESLGYEVFDANLVDEFPDNRKKLSDVVLRNRLRGAIERINPWISENNLNKAVKEIVNVDGVTSMRINKKVHGKLVKHNVSLKQDRGRGKKHQTVKYVDFEDPEKNEFLVLSQFEVAGLNETIKPDIVVFLNGIPVGVIECKSPTITDPKKKAIDQLLRYQNNRNGIKEGAEKLFYYNQLSVASWGDKSIYGTYQTPKSEYTEWKVHEDKTKEKIKNELGKENLKSQDILLYSLFEKKRFLDFLRNFTVFRDKGQDLVKMVARYQQYRAVKKALNRIKKRNKSDKQGGVVWHTQGSGKSLSMLFLSLKLRRIKDDPTILLVTDRQALDRQIKSTFEQCGFPNPKRAKSIEDLRRKLKNNTGQTITTLVHKFQEKDEEERFPVLSGDKDIYVMVDEAHRTQYKLLANNMREALPNAFYIGFTGTPIEKNKRNTRRTFGNYIDTYTIDQSIEDGVTLEIFYQGRLADLHLDGVDLDKVFNRVFQDKTEEEKKEIRKRYAQQQDLSEAPRRIDNIVLDILDHFEQKISDPFKGMIVTTSRRAAVTYKEKMDKYNGPESAVVISGDHNDSQKLKKYTPTDEGKERIKDRFKDSSSDLKFLIVCDMLLTGFDAPIAQVMYLDKPLKEHNLLQAIARVNRPFEDKNYGLIIDYYGVSDNLKEALYKFSEEDIKRCMTGLEDEEVVSRLEAAHRKSKSFFKGKKIDNSEGCVEELEDEQRRIEFNKAYKNFSKMMDILLPSKKATPYLKDLEKLGEIYTRAKNRYRDDSMNLEGAGEKVRGIIKEHITTKGIETINEEPVSITDGEEFENKIEELKNNKSKLKEMEHALRYETNVRFDEDPVFYKSLQKKIERLIEIYKKRRLEEKKVIKEFKSMIKAIRTREQEAKKKGLSDSTELAIYNTLDESLSIDQKELKEISKEITKKIEEEKTVDWKKKVSVQKDMRKGLKLYLYQKPEVNLNKDEMNHLINKIIKLARTHY, from the coding sequence ATGAGTTCTGGTAATGAATATAATTATGTTGAGGGGCCTGCTTTAGATGTCTTTGAGAGTCTTGGGTATGAGGTTTTTGATGCTAATTTAGTTGATGAATTTCCTGATAATAGGAAGAAATTAAGTGATGTTGTTCTTAGGAATAGGTTAAGAGGGGCTATTGAGCGTATTAATCCTTGGATTAGTGAAAATAATCTTAATAAGGCTGTTAAGGAGATTGTAAATGTAGATGGCGTTACTTCGATGCGTATTAATAAAAAAGTTCATGGGAAACTTGTTAAGCATAATGTTTCTTTGAAGCAAGACCGGGGTAGGGGTAAAAAGCATCAAACAGTTAAGTATGTAGATTTTGAGGATCCTGAAAAAAATGAGTTCTTGGTTTTGAGTCAGTTTGAAGTTGCTGGTCTGAATGAAACTATTAAACCGGATATAGTTGTTTTCTTAAACGGAATACCTGTTGGAGTTATTGAATGTAAGAGCCCTACAATTACAGATCCTAAGAAAAAAGCTATCGATCAATTGCTGAGGTATCAGAACAACAGAAATGGAATAAAAGAAGGAGCAGAAAAATTATTTTATTATAATCAGTTGTCAGTAGCTAGCTGGGGAGATAAGTCAATTTATGGTACTTATCAAACTCCTAAAAGCGAATATACAGAATGGAAAGTTCATGAAGATAAAACAAAAGAAAAGATTAAAAATGAACTTGGGAAAGAAAATCTAAAATCACAAGACATATTATTATATTCTTTGTTTGAAAAAAAGAGATTTCTAGATTTTTTACGTAATTTTACGGTTTTTAGAGATAAAGGTCAAGATTTAGTTAAGATGGTAGCACGATACCAACAGTATAGAGCCGTTAAAAAAGCATTAAATAGGATTAAAAAAAGGAATAAATCTGATAAACAAGGAGGGGTTGTTTGGCACACCCAAGGGTCAGGTAAATCATTAAGTATGTTATTCTTAAGTTTAAAATTACGTAGAATTAAAGATGATCCAACCATTCTCCTTGTAACTGATAGACAGGCATTGGATCGCCAAATAAAGAGTACTTTTGAACAATGTGGGTTCCCAAATCCGAAAAGAGCTAAAAGCATCGAGGATCTGAGAAGGAAGCTAAAAAATAATACTGGTCAAACTATCACAACCTTAGTTCATAAATTTCAAGAAAAAGATGAAGAAGAAAGATTCCCCGTACTATCTGGTGACAAAGATATATATGTGATGGTAGATGAAGCCCACAGAACACAATATAAACTCCTCGCTAACAATATGAGAGAGGCCCTACCAAATGCATTCTACATAGGCTTCACAGGAACACCTATAGAGAAAAATAAACGGAATACAAGACGCACGTTTGGAAATTATATCGATACTTACACTATAGACCAGTCAATTGAGGATGGCGTGACCTTAGAAATATTTTATCAAGGAAGGTTAGCTGATCTTCATTTAGATGGAGTAGACTTAGATAAAGTATTCAATAGAGTTTTCCAAGATAAAACTGAAGAAGAGAAAAAAGAGATTAGAAAAAGATACGCTCAACAACAAGACCTATCTGAAGCACCTAGAAGAATAGACAATATAGTTTTAGATATATTGGACCATTTCGAACAAAAAATATCCGATCCCTTTAAAGGAATGATTGTTACAACAAGTCGTAGAGCAGCTGTAACATACAAAGAAAAGATGGATAAATATAATGGTCCTGAATCCGCTGTAGTTATATCTGGAGACCATAATGATTCTCAAAAACTAAAAAAATACACACCAACTGATGAGGGGAAGGAAAGAATTAAAGACCGGTTTAAAGATTCCAGTAGCGATCTTAAATTTCTAATAGTTTGTGATATGCTTTTAACAGGTTTTGACGCGCCTATAGCTCAAGTTATGTATCTTGATAAACCCCTCAAGGAACATAACTTACTTCAAGCTATAGCAAGAGTGAACAGGCCATTTGAAGACAAGAACTATGGATTAATTATAGATTATTATGGAGTATCAGATAACCTAAAAGAAGCTCTTTATAAATTCAGTGAAGAAGATATCAAAAGATGTATGACAGGATTAGAAGATGAAGAGGTCGTATCGAGATTGGAAGCAGCTCATAGGAAATCGAAATCCTTTTTCAAAGGTAAAAAAATAGATAATTCTGAAGGATGCGTAGAAGAACTTGAAGATGAACAGAGAAGAATTGAATTTAATAAAGCTTATAAGAATTTCTCCAAAATGATGGATATTTTATTACCTAGCAAAAAAGCCACTCCATACTTAAAAGATTTAGAAAAACTTGGAGAGATATATACAAGGGCTAAAAACAGGTATCGAGATGACTCAATGAATCTTGAAGGAGCCGGAGAAAAAGTAAGAGGGATAATAAAAGAACATATAACTACTAAAGGCATTGAAACGATTAACGAAGAACCAGTCTCAATAACAGATGGAGAAGAGTTTGAAAATAAAATTGAGGAATTAAAGAATAATAAAAGTAAACTAAAAGAGATGGAGCATGCTTTAAGATATGAAACAAATGTTAGATTCGATGAGGATCCAGTATTCTATAAATCCTTACAAAAGAAAATTGAGAGATTGATAGAAATATATAAAAAGAGAAGATTAGAGGAGAAAAAGGTAATTAAAGAATTCAAATCGATGATTAAAGCTATAAGAACCAGGGAACAGGAAGCAAAAAAGAAAGGCTTATCGGATAGTACTGAACTAGCAATCTATAACACATTAGATGAATCCTTGTCCATTGACCAAAAAGAGCTAAAAGAAATCAGCAAGGAGATAACAAAGAAAATAGAGGAAGAAAAAACGGTAGATTGGAAGAAAAAGGTGAGCGTTCAAAAGGATATGAGAAAAGGATTAAAACTATACCTATATCAGAAACCAGAGGTTAATCTAAATAAAGATGAAATGAATCATTTAATAAATAAAATAATCAAATTAGCAAGGACACATTATTAA
- a CDS encoding M48 family metallopeptidase, protein MKELEIGKIKIPYKVIWSEKRASIGISIDDSMELKVKAPTNTSFNEIKNVLDKKKKWILNKIKRFEEQKPPSLEKEFLSGEKLKYRGRRYRLKVQKNQEIKKPKLKFQNGTFNLYTPKYEDQDQKRKKEIKKTVENWYKNKAEQDFPNRVYKYAPQIGVKPNDVIIDEMNKKWGECKKGEIKLHWKLILAPVKIQDYVIVHELTHVKYEKHNKTFWHTIGSVMPDYEERMEWLRKNGKTLKI, encoded by the coding sequence ATGAAAGAATTAGAAATTGGGAAAATAAAGATACCTTATAAAGTAATTTGGAGCGAAAAACGGGCATCCATAGGTATATCTATCGATGATTCCATGGAACTGAAAGTAAAAGCTCCGACAAATACATCCTTTAACGAAATAAAAAACGTATTAGATAAAAAAAAGAAATGGATTCTTAACAAAATAAAAAGATTTGAAGAACAAAAACCACCATCATTAGAAAAAGAATTTCTAAGTGGAGAGAAACTAAAATATAGAGGAAGAAGATACAGACTAAAGGTACAAAAAAACCAGGAAATTAAAAAACCCAAATTAAAATTCCAAAACGGAACCTTCAATCTTTATACTCCGAAATATGAAGACCAAGACCAAAAAAGAAAAAAAGAAATAAAAAAAACAGTTGAAAATTGGTACAAAAATAAAGCCGAACAAGACTTTCCTAATCGAGTCTATAAGTATGCGCCACAGATAGGGGTTAAACCAAATGATGTTATAATAGATGAAATGAACAAAAAATGGGGCGAATGTAAAAAAGGAGAAATCAAGCTCCATTGGAAACTCATCTTAGCTCCAGTGAAAATACAAGATTATGTAATAGTTCACGAATTAACACATGTTAAATATGAGAAGCACAACAAAACCTTCTGGCACACAATTGGATCAGTAATGCCTGACTATGAAGAAAGAATGGAATGGCTAAGAAAAAACGGAAAAACCTTAAAGATTTAA